A window of Gossypium raimondii isolate GPD5lz chromosome 7, ASM2569854v1, whole genome shotgun sequence genomic DNA:
TTATCTGTTAGTGGGCATTGTATTCCTAGGACTTTACTTGTATTTTGTAGGTCTGTAACCCATTTACCGTTTTGGTTattttgactattttgataCATGATGACATTGGAGCTCCACATATTTTGCATaactacttttattattattttcagtaTTACTATGTATGGTATTTTCTcttatataaaatgtatttcaattttttaaattatttgaaaattttgttgggtTGCTCCAAGGACCCGATGTAGCGCCTTAGTCTTCGGGTACTCCGTATTTGGGattagggtgttacacttgaGGTGATATTCTTcttattattctaataataaaGTTTCTGATACTGCATTTACTAGTATGAGCTGCACAAggaaataacaaaacaaaaaatgataaaaacaagaaagtcgtaactttttttcaaaacacaCACTcatattcttaatttatttttctctctttcttgaGTTTTTTCGTTTTGTGAATGGTGACAAATGTATTATTTAGGACTAGCTAAGAAACTattttggtacttgagtttgacttcaatattcaatttggtacttgagtttggtttcaatgttcaatttgatacccAGACCAAATAACCTAATGAATGTTTGATATATGTACTCTAGTAAAAAAATAGGGGTACTTAtttgggaaaaaaacaaaagctcagataccaaattaaatattgaagataaaCTCAAGTTCTTAAATAGACCAAAGAAAAACTAAAgtatcaaattaataaataaaaaaactgagGTACCAAAGTGAACATTGAAATCAAACTCAGATAccaaattgagacaaaaaatttaactaccaaattgaatattaaagcCAAACTGAGACACCAAGTAGTATATTAACCCTATTTAGGATAGCAAAGCCCataaaagttttctttaaaagatttaactagtaatgaaaaaaaattaaatatacatactTCGATACAATCAGTTAGCaacgaattttttttaaattgggctCGAAATGGATCAGGTCAAGttgagttaattttaaaaaacatttaggAATGGGTTAGATTCAATCTTGGCGTAAGTCTACCCACTCCGCTCttgaaatatttatgaaatcaCAATTCCACATATTAAGTTAGGTTTAAATTAATAGTCCCTCAGTCTTGAGTGCGTTAGCCGCCTCTTACCTAGTTTTAAAGATGTTGatataaactcaaaatttaaagagaacTAATATATGTAGATTGTGTGTGTGTATGCGTGCACACGCAAGCAAGCCAAACTTGTTAGCAAAATCTGCAGCAATATCAacaaatttatatcaaattaatttctttgaagcaataaaatgaaataaaactcaaattctaTGTGATGGTTTTATAGTCAAGGGTGGTCACCACCCCAAATATGGTTTGAATTCGAATCGTGCTAGTTGCGTTGATTGTTCGGGCTTAACCCTGTTATCGGAATTCaccaaaaaatgaaataaaactcgGGTCATGATGCCAAACTACTTATTATTTCTACTTAAGCCACTATAGCTTTTTAGTCAAAAATATTTACAGGTCTAATTAGAACACATCATACAAATCATATTAACTGGggaaaaaaacatttaattcaacTCCATCATGACCtctatgtatgtatgtatgtattctGCGAGAAGTTGACAAGAGAAAAAAGAACAGAAGGTGGTAGGTGAAGCTACCTTTGCTAGggacccgatcacacctaagCTGGTAATCCTTAGACATTCGTAGCTCCTTTCATTGCTCATGGTGTTCAAGAAGGGATAAAGATACACTGGCATTGTAGCtacaaaagaaatatttatttcaattagaGCAGCCAACAATAATTGAATTTGATGACTCAAAAGTGAAGTTACCTCTGATAAATGGAATCCTTGTATCAGGGTGAGAAGCTACACACTATAAAATACAAAGAATGATGTCATTAAGATTTTGATACAAgtgaaatttaatataatctACAAATTCAAACTTTACTAATCTTAAAAAGAAGGCAAGCTCACCTTTGAGATTCTTaacatataaaaggaaaaatgaaagaagatgAAAGTAGAAGAGTGGACCTGGAAAAGGGCTATAGCATTGCAGACTTGTGTTACAGCTCTTTCAGTAAGGCCGTCGGATAACAGTGGACGGTAAGCTGAAGTTATTATCTGAATAATGAACAGTTATATAAATCCATTACTACAGAATTGGTGTGACCAATGTATCTATCAACAAAGCTTTGAAGTTTATGATTTTCCTAGAGACTAACATGGTCTGGTAGATGAATATGACTATTCTAGGGATGAATGAAGAAAAATTTAGGGTGGCTTCGTATCacgaaaaatatttatttgtattttttttatgtttatttcatgaaaaatagTTTGAGTAATAAAAAGTGACTTGTAAAATAACGGAAAGTAAATCATTTATCTTGCAAATTGATTTTACCCAATTCATTTTTAGCAAAACAAATCCCCTGTAtacctaaaacattaaaaatgaaatttagaagTATATGATGTAAATATgcttttttttacttcaattgTACCTCCACCCATGCTCAAATATGTTCTAGAAGTAACATAGAATGAAATAGCAAGACCTACCTTCAAAAGGACACTCATAGTACCAAAAGAATTCCATAACAGCACTGCCAAATTGTCATAAGCCAGTCCATTCTGTAGAGAGAAGAAAAGATTACAAATGAGCAGCCATTTCTTAGAGTTCAGAACTTGAAAAGAGTAACTATCATGAAAGAGAGAGCACTGTTTGAATATCAAACtcaagtcatctatacatgcatGTATGTATTCAGGTTGGTAAAATCTTTATTGCTCTAACTCATATATGAAGGTTTAATTTACTTAGAATTTCGCCCTTTTTCAGTATTTCAAAGAAAGCTTATATggaattttcttaattattctttgataaaaaaacatatattggttataaagattaaaaatatatatgacagctaatattttgaaatattaaaatggtTCTACCATATTCctttattaaacaaaaataaataaagacccCAAAATtgattagttatttattttgtatattgtcATCTTATGTGCATGTTCCAACTTTTTCTATGGTTTTTGGCTTATctgatcattttcttttttcaaaaaccaaaaaggtagttaaaaataaaaaagtaaagtaAAGGTGTCTGATACCTTGCAAAGCACGTCAAGTGATTGTTCTTGGGTTTCTTCAGAAGCAACTCCTCGAATCAAATATCTGACTCTAACAAGAGGGTTGGATGTGATTGGAGCAACCGCACCAGAAACCATTTTTTCCGACGAGGGATGAGATAATAGACTAGAAAATACATTACAGAAATATTGAAAATCTAGGTGATGTCTTCTTGTTTTTCTAGCAATAAAATTTCAGATACTGCATTTATTAGTTGGAGTTGCACAAGGAAATAACCAAACAAAAAATGATGCAGGGAGCGCGTCGTGCATTTTTTTCTAAACACACACTCAAACTCATAGTCACAAACTTCTTGTTTTGCGAATGGTGATAAATGTATTAACCTATTATGACGACaaaccataaatattttattttaaaggctCAACTAGGGATGAAAAAGAATCTGAAATCAACTTGTTTCAATTTGATTGGTGAAGGTcggattatttttcaaattaggtTTCAAATGGATTGAGTTGggtcaaatttattttagtatatatttgAGATTGGATTGGATTTGATTTTGAGGTAAACTCACCCACTTCGCCTCTCGgaacatttacaaaattacctatatatataataaaaaattaggttaaatcTCTAAATTATACTCTCTTAGTCTCGAGTAATTTAGTGGCCTCTCATCTATTGCTTTAAATGTCTTGatataaactcaaaatttatagcaaaaaatatgtgtatattttgTCGAGTGAATATTAGCTTAGTTGGTATTGTTGCTATTACAACAATGAAGAGGACATGGGTTCAAACGTGATTAAACATGTCTTTTCCTCCTATTAAAGACACTCTTAAGCACGTTTAAACTGATAAATGGTTCTTCTTCGTTgaatttgacttttaaaattactattttactttCATAATTACTTTGGGAGAGACTTTAGTTTAGgtaattttaaattacttttggtAATAAAAGATTACTTGGTATAGTACTCAGTATGATACATTGCTCTATTCTATTCCTTTGGTCagaatacaaaattttgatattcgGTTGACGAAATTGAATATTACCTAAACACATTTCACTAAATTCtccttataaatttttttatttattactacaaacaaaatttgaagcttgtagtattttattttactaataactGAATGCGTTTTctacaaaattaatttcatatatcttttctcaaataaataaattagaatagACACtacaataaaatgatatattactggctcttttttttttttgcatactACGCCGGTTATGAATGTCACTAACAGTATACTGGTGTTTTTGAAAACACCACAACATTTGCCACAAAAAAATATTGTCGCTAATTATTGGTGGTGATTTGAAGAAAAACGTCACTAACTTCGTACtgatttctttccttttggAGGAGTGGTTGGATTATAGATGAAGTCGTTGGATTTGAAACCATTTCCTCTtataagagagagagaaagagagagagagagagatgtaTTATTTAGGACTAGATAAAGTCgtacatttttttcaaaacacacacacacactcatattcttagtttatttttctatctttcttgAGTTTTGTTGTTTTGTGAATGGTGACAAATGTATTATTTAGGACTAGTTAATAAACTATTTTGGTACCTGAGTTTggtttcaatattcaatttggtatttgagtttgccttcaatgttcaatttgatacctagccaaaataacctaatgAATGTTTGACATTAGTACTCTAGTAAAAAAAACAGGGGTATTTAATTGGGACAAAAAATAATGCTCGTATGCAAATTAAACATTGAAGCTAAACTCAAATTCTTAAATGGGTCAAAGAAAAACTAaagtaacaaattaaaaaaactcaagTACAATGTGAACATTGAAATCAAACTTGAGTATcaaattgggacaaaaaaaactgaggtaccaaattgaatattgaagccAAACTGAGGCACCAAGTAGTATATTAACCCTATTTAGAATAACAAAGCCCATAAGAGTTTTCTTTAAAAGGTTT
This region includes:
- the LOC105764354 gene encoding cell differentiation protein rcd1, whose product is MVSGAVAPITSNPLVRVRYLIRGVASEETQEQSLDVLCKCSLFHDSYSFQVLNSKKWLLICNLFFSLQNGLAYDNLAVLLWNSFGTMSVLLKIITSAYRPLLSDGLTERAVTQVCNAIALFQCVASHPDTRIPFIRATMPVYLYPFLNTMSNERSYECLRITSLGVIGSLAKVASPTTFCSFFSCQLLAEYIHTYIEVMMELN